The Montipora capricornis isolate CH-2021 chromosome 1, ASM3666992v2, whole genome shotgun sequence genome contains a region encoding:
- the LOC138024690 gene encoding dnaJ homolog subfamily C member 1-like, with the protein MAAESEKCWILLISLIFSQSTGVHGWDSIDLELFDIVEEVKDNFYNILGLKQDASPADIRRAYRKLSLQLHPDKNKEPDAEMKFRQLVAVSEVLKDEEKRKRYDIILRDGLPDWRQPVFYYRRVRKMGLIEFMLLIFLILTIGHYIVAWSIYLEKKFELEELLFSKKKREDKKRNKNKLKAKLCDEDIPDLADMLVQEVGVSKPTLFDLLPFQVVNMLVKFCKSLPELYEALLDYWRERMKEKVENDEDDDEDEPAEQTAKPRRRQRVNVPQDDEDDPSWEGAPVPNVINVNSDNFKQTCTVEKSGEWTDLDQSLLVRAMAKFPGGTPNRWEKIAVEIGRSVDEVTKQMKKTKQSYGAPVHSSNTGEGDLSTLVMNKKKAVVSDDCLDQADERYKFGSNTINQHNRTAKAKTATKNTAERPASQAAAGSAASVKSDKTTEAMGGMGKTVVGDNDSTVWSQNQQKQLELALQQYPKTVADRWTCIAQAVPGKTKEDCILRYKFLVECVRKKKQEGQQ; encoded by the exons ATGGCGGCTGAATCGGAGAAATGTTGGATTTTActcatttcattaattttctcGCAATCTACTGGCGTTCATGGCTGGGACTCTATTGACCTTGAATTATTTGACATTGTGGAAGAAGTCAAGGATAATTTCTATAATATTCTAGGGTTAAAACAA GATGCCAGCCCAGCAGACATCAGAAGAGCATATCGCAAACTTTCTCTTCAGCTGCACCCTGATAAAAATAAGGAGCCTGATGCAGAGATGAAATTTAGACAG CTTGTTGCAGTGTCAGAGGTTCTTAAAGatgaagaaaagagaaaaag aTACGACATTATTTTGCGTGATGGCCTTCCTGACTGGCGACAACCGGTGTTTTATTACCGGCGAGTACGCAAGATGGGGCTGATAGAGTTTATGCTTCTTATCTTCCTCATACTAACAATAGGTCACTACATTGTGGCATGGTCCATTTACTTGGAAAAGAAATTTGAACTG GAGGAACTCTTGTTTTCTAAGAAAAAACGAGAGGATAAGAAGCGGAACAAAAACAAGCTGAAAGCGAAGCTTTGCGATGAAGATATTCCTGATTTAGCTGATATGCTGG TCCAAGAGGTCGGCGTTTCCAAGCCTACGTTGTTTGATTTGCTACCTTTTCAAGTAGTTAACATGTTGGTCAAGTTTTGTAAATCGCTTCCAGAGCTATATGAAGCGCTGCTGGATTATTGGAGGGAGAgaatgaaagaaaaagttgaaaatgatgaagacGACGATGAGGATGAACCAGCAG AGCAGACAGCGAAACCTCGAAGGAGACAGAGAGTCAATGTTCCCCAGGACGATGAGGATGATCCCAGCTGGGAAGGTGCACCCGTTCCAAATGTCATAAACGTTAACTCGGATAACTTTAAGCAGACGTGTACTGTAGAGAAG TCAGGTGAGTGGACAGATCTTGATCAATCTCTTCTAGTACGAGCGATGGCCAAATTTCCCGGTGGAACCCCGAATCGTTGGGAGAAGATAGCAGTGGAGATTGGACGATCAGTCGACGAG GTTACGAAACAGATGAAGAAAACTAAGCAGTCTTATGGAGCTCCTGTCCATTCCTCAAACACAG GAGAGGGCGACCTGAGCACATTGGTGATGAACAAAAAGAAAGCGGTTGTCAGCGACGACTGCTTGGATCAAGCAGACGAACGATACAAATTCGGCAGCAACACAATTAATCAGCACAACAGGACAGCCAAAGCCAAAACTGCAACAAAGAACACTGCGGAAAGGCCCGCGAGTCAGGCTGCTGCAGGGTCAGCGGCTAGCGTTAAAAGTGACAAGACAACAGAAGCGATGGGTGGGATGGGTAAGACGGTTGTTGGTGATAATGACAGCACTGTCTGGAGCCAGAATCAACAAAAGCAGCTGGAACTTGCTCTTCAACAATATCCTAAAACAGTGGCAGATAGATGGACTTGTATTGCACAGGCAGTGCCTGGGAAGACCAAG GAGGATTGTATTTTACGGTATAAATTTCTCGTGGAATGCGTTAGAAAGAAGAAGCAGGAAGGACAACAATAA